In Streptomyces sp. NBC_01717, one DNA window encodes the following:
- a CDS encoding alkaline phosphatase D family protein: MSYRPRIPSPDRRTVLRGSLAASAALTLPLAATAAPAFALSGRPRAAWGVQVGDVTASSALVWVRSDRPARMIVETSATESFRRAHTWHGPLVGSGTDFTGTTPLYGLPAGEQVHYRVTLSDPDDPRRTGEPVYGTFRTAPARRRDGVRFLWSGDIAGQGWGINPDIGGYRVYDEMRRLDPDFFLCSGDNIYADGVIEPSVTLPDGRIWRNVTTEEKAKVAETLAEYRGNFRYNLLDDNLRKFNAQVPSIIQWDDHEVRNNWYPGQILDDVRYTEKNVDVLAARSMRAFREYFPVSTLHESSGDGRVHRVVRHGPLLDVFVLDMRSFRNANSPGRQPDDTTGILGAEQLDWLKRELSRSHAVWKVIAADMPLGLVVTDGATDFEAVAQGDPGAPLGRELQIAELLRFIKHRRITGTLWLTADVHYTSAQHYAPERAAFKDFAPFWEFVSGPLAAGGFQANALDTTFGPDRVFVRAPDRANVSPMESPQFFGEVDIDGDSGELTVRLRAQGGSVLFSKVLQPGRVGQ; this comes from the coding sequence ATGTCGTACCGTCCGCGCATCCCTTCGCCCGACCGCCGCACCGTGCTCCGCGGTTCACTGGCCGCTTCGGCCGCGCTCACGCTCCCCTTGGCAGCGACGGCAGCCCCCGCCTTCGCCCTGTCCGGCCGACCGCGCGCGGCCTGGGGCGTTCAGGTGGGTGATGTCACCGCATCGTCCGCCCTGGTCTGGGTGCGTTCGGACCGTCCGGCGCGGATGATCGTGGAGACTTCGGCAACGGAGTCGTTCCGGCGGGCGCACACCTGGCACGGGCCTCTGGTCGGCTCAGGTACCGACTTCACCGGCACGACGCCGCTGTACGGGCTCCCCGCGGGCGAGCAGGTGCACTACCGGGTGACGCTCTCGGACCCGGACGATCCGCGCCGGACAGGTGAGCCGGTGTACGGGACGTTCCGTACCGCTCCCGCCCGGCGCCGTGACGGGGTCCGCTTCCTGTGGTCCGGCGACATCGCGGGACAGGGCTGGGGCATCAACCCGGACATCGGCGGCTACCGGGTGTACGACGAGATGCGCCGTCTCGACCCGGACTTCTTTCTCTGCAGCGGTGACAACATCTACGCGGACGGGGTGATCGAGCCGAGTGTGACGCTGCCCGACGGCCGGATCTGGCGCAACGTCACCACCGAGGAGAAGGCGAAGGTCGCCGAGACGCTCGCCGAGTACCGCGGGAACTTCCGCTACAACCTCCTGGACGACAACCTGAGGAAGTTCAACGCACAGGTGCCGTCGATCATCCAGTGGGACGACCACGAGGTGCGCAACAACTGGTATCCGGGGCAGATCCTGGACGACGTCCGGTACACCGAGAAGAACGTCGACGTCCTGGCCGCGCGTTCGATGCGGGCGTTCCGCGAGTACTTCCCGGTGTCCACGCTGCACGAGTCGTCCGGCGACGGCCGGGTGCACCGGGTGGTGCGGCACGGCCCGCTGCTCGACGTGTTCGTCCTCGACATGCGGTCGTTCCGTAACGCCAACTCCCCCGGCCGGCAGCCCGACGACACCACGGGCATCCTCGGCGCCGAGCAGCTCGACTGGCTCAAGCGCGAGCTGTCGCGGTCCCACGCGGTATGGAAGGTAATCGCCGCGGACATGCCGCTGGGACTTGTCGTCACGGACGGTGCGACGGACTTCGAGGCGGTGGCCCAGGGCGATCCCGGTGCTCCGCTCGGCCGCGAGCTGCAGATCGCGGAGCTGCTGCGGTTCATCAAGCACCGCCGGATCACCGGCACACTCTGGCTGACCGCCGATGTGCACTACACATCGGCGCAGCATTACGCCCCCGAGCGCGCGGCGTTCAAGGACTTCGCGCCGTTCTGGGAGTTCGTGTCGGGGCCGCTGGCCGCCGGTGGTTTCCAGGCCAATGCGCTGGACACCACGTTCGGCCCCGACCGGGTCTTCGTGCGGGCGCCCGACCGGGCGAATGTGTCGCCGATGGAGTCGCCGCAGTTCTTCGGCGAGGTCGACATCGACGGTGACAGTGGCGAGTTGACCGTGCGACTGCGGGCTCAGGGCGGTTCGGTGCTGTTCAGCAAGGTTCTGCAGCCGGGACGCGTCGGACAGTGA
- a CDS encoding alpha/beta fold hydrolase, with product MASTVSFSVDSPQGPRTVSVAYERTGSGAPLLLLHGIGHHHQAWDPVLPVLAPERDVIAVDLPGFGVSPALPDGVTYGLGSVVPVLGAFCEALGVDRPHVAGNSLGGLLALELGREKLVRSVTALSPAGFWTQGERRYAFATLRAMRQGALAMPMPLIEGLSRSAAGRAALTSTIYARPGRRSPEAVVSETVALREAAGFHETLAVGRTVAFTDDVPGLPVTVAWGSRDRLLLRRQGIRAKHTIPGARLVRLPGCGHVPMNDDPALVARVILDTSR from the coding sequence ATGGCCAGCACGGTCTCGTTCAGCGTCGACTCGCCCCAAGGTCCGCGGACCGTGTCCGTGGCGTACGAACGGACCGGTTCCGGAGCGCCGCTGTTGCTGCTCCACGGCATCGGGCACCACCACCAGGCCTGGGATCCGGTACTGCCCGTGCTGGCACCGGAGCGGGATGTCATAGCCGTGGATCTGCCCGGCTTCGGCGTCTCCCCGGCGCTCCCGGACGGCGTCACGTACGGCCTGGGGAGCGTGGTGCCGGTGCTCGGCGCGTTCTGTGAGGCGCTCGGCGTGGACCGGCCGCACGTCGCTGGGAACTCGCTCGGTGGACTGCTGGCACTGGAGTTGGGCCGCGAGAAGCTCGTACGGTCGGTGACGGCGCTGTCGCCCGCCGGTTTCTGGACGCAGGGCGAGCGGCGCTACGCGTTCGCGACGCTGCGGGCCATGCGACAGGGGGCACTCGCAATGCCGATGCCTCTGATCGAAGGGCTCTCGCGCAGCGCGGCCGGGCGTGCCGCGCTGACGAGCACCATCTACGCGCGACCCGGCCGCCGTTCACCCGAGGCGGTCGTCTCGGAGACCGTCGCCCTGCGCGAGGCGGCCGGATTCCACGAGACGCTCGCCGTCGGACGGACTGTCGCGTTCACCGACGATGTGCCGGGGCTTCCGGTGACGGTCGCCTGGGGCAGTCGCGACCGTCTGCTGCTGCGCCGGCAGGGGATCAGAGCCAAGCACACCATCCCCGGTGCCCGGCTGGTGCGGCTGCCCGGCTGCGGGCATGTGCCGATGAACGACGATCCGGCGCTCGTGGCGCGCGTCATCCTCGACACCAGTCGCTGA
- a CDS encoding RNA polymerase sigma-70 factor translates to MTTDTVTDVFEEHRPVLTGVAYRMLGRIADAEDVVQEAWLRWSSASRDDVREPRAFLVRITTRLAVDRLRQLQSRREAYVGPWLPEPLVTDFGSAVPDTAEQAVLADSVSVAVLVVLESLSPLERAVFVLREAFGFPYGEIATTLDRTEAAVRQLAGRARRHVEERKPRYDVDPAQRRDLTERFLAAAAGGDIEELLALLAPDVRLVGDSGGKSKAPLRIIESQDKVGRFLMAVAHDQAPGMEIRFLELNGGPALLVLWDGKPDSVFQVDIRDGAIQCIYIVRNPDKLISLAVE, encoded by the coding sequence GTGACCACCGACACCGTGACCGACGTCTTCGAGGAACACCGCCCCGTCCTCACCGGGGTCGCCTACCGCATGCTCGGCCGGATCGCCGACGCCGAGGACGTGGTGCAGGAGGCGTGGCTGCGCTGGTCGTCCGCGTCGCGTGACGACGTACGGGAGCCGCGGGCGTTCCTCGTACGGATCACCACCCGCCTCGCCGTCGACCGGCTGCGGCAGTTGCAGTCGCGACGGGAGGCGTACGTCGGACCCTGGCTGCCCGAACCGCTCGTCACCGACTTCGGTTCCGCTGTTCCCGACACCGCCGAGCAGGCTGTCCTCGCCGACTCCGTATCGGTCGCCGTGCTCGTCGTCCTCGAGTCGCTCTCTCCGCTGGAGCGCGCCGTCTTCGTCCTGCGCGAGGCCTTCGGCTTCCCGTACGGGGAGATCGCCACGACCCTCGACCGGACCGAGGCCGCGGTACGTCAGCTCGCCGGGCGTGCCCGGCGGCATGTGGAGGAGCGCAAGCCGCGTTACGACGTCGACCCGGCCCAGCGCCGTGACCTCACGGAACGGTTTCTCGCCGCGGCGGCGGGCGGCGACATCGAGGAGTTGCTGGCGCTGCTTGCCCCCGATGTGCGGCTGGTCGGCGACAGCGGCGGAAAGTCGAAGGCGCCGCTGCGGATCATCGAGAGCCAGGACAAGGTCGGCCGCTTCCTCATGGCCGTCGCCCACGACCAGGCTCCGGGCATGGAGATCCGATTCCTGGAACTCAACGGCGGCCCCGCCCTTCTGGTGCTCTGGGACGGAAAGCCCGATTCTGTCTTCCAGGTCGACATCAGGGACGGTGCCATCCAGTGCATATATATCGTCCGCAATCCTGACAAACTCATCAGCCTGGCTGTCGAATAG
- a CDS encoding GntR family transcriptional regulator: MGTTQLESVQEPKYWHLKTVLSEALDSDFAVGEILPNERELAARFGVARATLRQALEQLELEGRLQRRRGVGTTVAPPRLGVAVSTAQHDWTDGVAGEAWQAVDSTTAVAPAPVVAMLDVESDEPVHIVRRIRVTQGQSVAAELLYVPSSSVPELSAIEGPSGPTRARSVVRELHRLGLDGQDRAVELGSARADDAKELDRLPGAPVLVVTTRYLAAGGTAAVSVATYRADTCRLTFGASGDLEISHPGQERKAS; encoded by the coding sequence GTGGGGACCACGCAGCTGGAATCGGTACAGGAGCCGAAGTACTGGCACCTCAAGACCGTGCTCAGTGAGGCACTCGACTCGGACTTTGCGGTGGGAGAGATCCTGCCCAACGAGCGTGAGCTCGCTGCCCGGTTCGGCGTCGCACGGGCCACGCTCCGGCAGGCTCTGGAGCAGCTCGAACTCGAAGGCAGGCTGCAGCGCCGCCGTGGCGTCGGGACCACCGTCGCACCGCCGCGCCTGGGCGTAGCCGTCTCGACCGCGCAGCACGACTGGACGGACGGCGTCGCCGGCGAGGCCTGGCAGGCTGTCGACTCCACGACGGCCGTCGCACCCGCCCCGGTGGTCGCCATGCTCGACGTGGAGAGCGACGAGCCCGTGCACATCGTCCGCCGGATCCGGGTCACCCAGGGACAGTCCGTCGCGGCGGAGTTGCTGTACGTGCCGTCGTCGTCCGTGCCCGAACTGTCGGCGATCGAGGGCCCGTCGGGTCCCACCCGAGCCCGCAGTGTCGTGCGTGAACTGCACCGTCTCGGCCTGGACGGCCAGGACCGTGCGGTGGAGCTCGGTTCGGCCCGTGCGGACGACGCCAAGGAGCTCGACCGCCTCCCCGGCGCACCCGTCCTCGTCGTCACCACCCGCTACCTCGCCGCAGGAGGCACGGCCGCCGTCTCCGTCGCCACCTACCGGGCCGACACCTGCCGGCTCACCTTCGGCGCCTCGGGTGACCTGGAAATCAGCCACCCCGGCCAGGAGCGCAAGGCTTCCTGA
- a CDS encoding ROK family protein has product MGRLTGGDPSLLRRINSAVVLHALRGAHSPTLTDLTRITGLSRPTVEGVVEGLFEAGLVVEAAPDEGEARRQGRPARRFRFRAEAGHLLGIEIGPHRVSALLSGLDGRIIGAGSREVSETACADDRLDRVRAVVADLLRRTGVARSSLRAVGVGSPGIVEADGTVRLGTALPDWTGLALGERLRRSFRCPVLVENDANAAAVAEHWKGAATESDDIVFVLAGLSPGAGSLIGGRLHRGFGGAAGEIGALHLLGRGVTPEKLLSTTDTPLDPLDEQAVAAVFAQARHGDVRAMAAVDRFIQRLVHDVAALVLALDPELVVVGGWAAGLDGVLDPLRGELARYCLRPPRVALSLLGEAAVATGALRLALDHVEEQLFAVEGTVTARR; this is encoded by the coding sequence GTGGGCCGGCTGACCGGTGGGGACCCGTCGCTGCTGCGACGGATCAATTCCGCGGTGGTGCTTCATGCTCTCAGGGGTGCCCACTCCCCCACGCTCACGGACCTGACCCGGATCACGGGTCTGTCCCGGCCCACCGTGGAAGGCGTCGTCGAGGGGCTTTTCGAGGCAGGGCTGGTCGTCGAAGCGGCGCCCGACGAGGGTGAAGCCAGGCGTCAGGGCAGGCCTGCCCGCCGGTTCCGGTTCCGCGCGGAGGCAGGGCATCTGCTCGGCATCGAGATCGGTCCGCACCGCGTCTCGGCGCTGCTGTCCGGGCTGGACGGCCGGATCATCGGTGCCGGTTCACGCGAGGTGTCGGAGACCGCCTGCGCGGATGACCGGCTCGACCGGGTCAGGGCCGTGGTCGCCGATCTCCTGCGGCGTACCGGGGTGGCCCGGAGCAGTCTGCGTGCGGTCGGGGTGGGCAGCCCGGGCATCGTGGAGGCCGACGGGACGGTACGGCTGGGCACGGCGCTGCCGGACTGGACCGGTCTCGCGCTCGGTGAGCGGCTGCGGCGCTCCTTCCGGTGTCCGGTCCTGGTGGAGAACGACGCCAATGCAGCGGCCGTGGCGGAACACTGGAAGGGTGCGGCCACCGAGTCCGACGACATCGTGTTCGTCCTTGCGGGGCTGAGTCCGGGAGCCGGTTCGCTGATCGGCGGTCGGCTGCACCGCGGTTTCGGTGGGGCAGCGGGCGAGATCGGCGCGCTGCATCTGCTGGGCCGCGGAGTCACTCCGGAGAAGCTGCTGTCGACGACGGACACGCCGCTGGACCCGTTGGACGAGCAGGCGGTCGCCGCGGTGTTCGCGCAGGCTCGCCACGGTGACGTGCGGGCGATGGCGGCGGTCGACCGGTTCATCCAGCGCCTGGTGCACGACGTGGCGGCGCTGGTACTGGCGCTCGACCCGGAGCTGGTGGTCGTCGGCGGCTGGGCCGCGGGACTGGACGGCGTCCTTGATCCGCTGCGGGGCGAACTGGCCCGCTACTGTCTCCGGCCGCCCCGGGTCGCGCTGTCGCTGCTCGGCGAGGCGGCCGTGGCCACCGGCGCGCTGCGCCTGGCACTCGACCATGTCGAGGAGCAGCTGTTCGCGGTGGAGGGCACGGTGACGGCCCGCCGCTGA
- a CDS encoding response regulator transcription factor, with amino-acid sequence MPVTVLLVDDEPLVRAGLRAVLEAQPDIKVVGEAADGAAVIPLVHRLRPDVVAMDVRMPLMDGIEATRVVLRTVPDPPKILVVTTFENDEYVYEALRAGADGFLLKRARPAEIVHAVRLVAEGESLLFPAAVRQLAAEYGTSKAKAVMKRASLTEREAAVLRLMARGLSNAEIAAKLVVGVETVKSHVSAVLAKLGARDRTQAVIAAYESGFVAPS; translated from the coding sequence ATGCCGGTTACCGTTCTTCTGGTCGACGACGAACCTCTCGTACGCGCGGGGCTGCGCGCGGTCCTTGAGGCTCAGCCCGATATCAAGGTGGTGGGCGAGGCGGCCGACGGCGCGGCAGTGATCCCGCTGGTGCACAGGTTGCGCCCCGATGTGGTGGCGATGGATGTACGGATGCCCTTGATGGACGGCATCGAGGCGACCCGGGTGGTGCTGCGCACGGTGCCGGATCCGCCGAAGATCCTGGTGGTGACGACATTCGAGAACGACGAGTACGTGTACGAGGCGCTGCGCGCCGGGGCGGACGGCTTCCTGCTCAAGCGCGCCCGGCCCGCAGAGATCGTGCATGCGGTGCGCCTGGTCGCCGAGGGCGAGTCCCTGCTGTTCCCGGCCGCGGTCCGGCAGCTCGCCGCCGAGTACGGGACGAGCAAGGCGAAGGCGGTCATGAAGCGGGCATCGCTCACCGAGCGCGAGGCTGCGGTGCTCCGGTTGATGGCGCGGGGACTGTCGAATGCGGAGATCGCCGCCAAGCTCGTGGTCGGCGTCGAGACGGTGAAGAGTCATGTCAGCGCGGTGCTGGCCAAGTTGGGGGCCAGGGATCGGACCCAGGCGGTGATCGCCGCGTACGAGTCCGGGTTCGTTGCTCCGAGCTGA
- a CDS encoding sensor histidine kinase has product MRRFLRPLTESVTYTRWLHLLIPTAVVSVWLFISPDTPWAPMVFAVPVGLLPAMRLAEGVQAQLLLTPDERGSPDASISAASAVTWADRWRTVAWLEVRLLLSGVATFATVWLPATAVDLVLTVTDAGPSGDWLLRWVEPHSWYILFVPLPLLVLLAVVVVCGKLVTAAARWLLSQSRVERLTALEERTEQLLERNRIARELHDSIGHALTVAVVQAGAARAAKDPEFTERALAAIEETGRDALDDLERVLRVLRESDAPVSQRPTLAEADRLLESARGSGAKVDAEMSGPVELVPGPVSREGYRILQEALTNVLRHSGTVPVRVRITVADGWLELEVANPLTESAGSSGGGSGLRGIRERAALLGGKAKTGPYDGEWRVHASLPLDRLG; this is encoded by the coding sequence ATGCGCCGCTTCCTCCGTCCGCTGACCGAATCCGTCACCTACACCCGCTGGCTGCATCTGCTCATTCCGACCGCGGTCGTCAGCGTGTGGCTGTTCATCTCCCCCGATACACCGTGGGCGCCGATGGTCTTCGCCGTGCCGGTGGGGCTGCTGCCCGCGATGCGGCTCGCCGAGGGCGTCCAGGCACAGTTGTTGCTCACGCCTGACGAGCGGGGCAGTCCGGACGCATCGATCTCTGCCGCATCAGCGGTGACCTGGGCGGACCGCTGGCGGACCGTGGCCTGGCTGGAAGTGCGGTTGTTGCTGTCCGGCGTGGCGACGTTCGCGACGGTGTGGCTGCCCGCGACGGCGGTTGACCTCGTGCTCACCGTGACCGATGCGGGCCCGAGCGGCGATTGGCTGCTCCGCTGGGTGGAACCGCACTCGTGGTACATCCTGTTCGTGCCGTTGCCGCTGCTGGTGCTGCTGGCCGTCGTGGTGGTCTGCGGCAAGCTGGTCACGGCCGCTGCGCGGTGGCTGCTCAGCCAGTCGCGGGTGGAGCGGCTGACCGCCCTGGAGGAGCGCACCGAGCAGTTGCTGGAGCGTAATCGCATCGCGCGCGAGCTACACGACTCGATCGGGCATGCCTTGACCGTCGCGGTCGTCCAGGCGGGCGCGGCACGGGCGGCGAAGGATCCTGAATTCACCGAGCGGGCACTGGCCGCGATCGAGGAGACGGGCCGGGATGCGCTGGACGATCTGGAGCGGGTGCTGCGGGTGCTGCGCGAATCGGACGCACCGGTGAGTCAGCGGCCGACGCTTGCCGAGGCGGACCGGCTGCTGGAGTCGGCGCGCGGTTCGGGGGCGAAGGTGGATGCCGAGATGTCCGGTCCGGTGGAGCTGGTGCCGGGGCCGGTGTCGCGCGAGGGCTACCGGATCCTGCAGGAAGCTCTCACCAATGTGTTGCGCCACTCCGGGACCGTCCCCGTACGGGTACGCATCACGGTGGCGGACGGATGGCTTGAGCTGGAGGTGGCGAATCCACTCACCGAATCGGCAGGCTCGTCCGGGGGCGGAAGCGGGCTGCGGGGCATACGTGAGCGGGCCGCGCTCCTGGGCGGTAAGGCCAAGACCGGCCCGTACGACGGTGAGTGGCGGGTGCACGCAAGCCTCCCGCTGGACCGCCTAGGCTGA
- a CDS encoding ABC transporter ATP-binding protein, whose product MTSIDVHELTKDYGATRAVDRLTFSVRPGRVTGFLGPNGAGKSTTMRLVLGLDRPTGGTATVGGRAYTTLDDPLRRVGALLDAQAAHGSRTARNHLLALATSNRIAPTRVEEVLEEAGLGRVGGHRIKTFSLGMRQRLGIAAALLGDPEVVMLDEPSNGLDPEGIVWIRELMKRLAREGRTVLVSSHLMNETSSFADHLVVLGRGRLLVDLPMQEFLDSRSRPRVRVRTTESSRLRDVLTRKGYAMSQGDDGRWTVEGARAVEIGPIAAVEGIPILELADEQATLEQAYLDLTADATEFASTAASPTTRQEA is encoded by the coding sequence ATGACCAGCATCGACGTCCATGAGCTCACCAAGGATTACGGGGCCACTCGCGCCGTGGACCGCCTCACGTTCAGCGTGCGACCCGGCCGGGTCACCGGCTTCCTCGGCCCCAACGGCGCCGGCAAGTCCACCACCATGAGACTTGTCCTGGGCCTGGACCGGCCGACGGGCGGCACGGCCACGGTCGGTGGCCGGGCCTACACCACGCTCGACGATCCGCTGCGCCGGGTGGGCGCGCTGCTCGACGCCCAGGCCGCCCACGGCTCGCGGACCGCGCGGAACCATCTGCTGGCTCTCGCCACCAGTAACCGCATAGCTCCCACCAGGGTCGAAGAGGTACTGGAGGAGGCGGGGCTCGGCCGGGTCGGCGGTCATCGGATCAAGACGTTCTCGCTCGGCATGCGACAGCGTCTCGGTATCGCGGCCGCATTGCTCGGCGATCCGGAAGTCGTGATGCTGGACGAGCCGTCGAACGGGCTGGACCCGGAAGGCATCGTCTGGATCCGCGAACTGATGAAGCGGCTGGCCCGCGAGGGCCGCACGGTCCTGGTCTCCAGCCACCTGATGAACGAGACGTCGTCGTTCGCCGACCACCTCGTGGTCCTCGGCCGGGGCAGACTCCTCGTCGACCTGCCGATGCAGGAGTTCCTCGACTCCCGCAGCCGCCCGCGCGTGCGTGTACGCACGACCGAGTCCAGCCGGCTCCGTGACGTGCTGACCCGCAAGGGATACGCGATGTCGCAGGGCGACGACGGGCGCTGGACCGTCGAAGGGGCCAGGGCGGTGGAGATCGGTCCCATAGCCGCCGTCGAAGGCATCCCCATCCTGGAACTCGCCGATGAGCAGGCCACCTTGGAGCAGGCGTATCTCGATCTCACCGCCGACGCGACGGAATTCGCGTCCACAGCAGCCTCACCCACCACTCGTCAGGAGGCCTGA
- a CDS encoding ABC transporter permease, translating to MTVSTLAVLRSEWIKIRSVRSVAGSLIAVFLATLAVTVLAFATVGQAEADNPGADPVFGAFYALNFGQIAAISFGATALSSEYLNGALRVSLAAVPRRDLFYAAKMTLVGALALVIGLVTSFTAFLVGQLFMGKYAIGLGEPGALRAALGGGIYLALMALLAAGLTALLRSAVAVLGLLIPFILIVSFVVGDIAGGVAQYLPDRAGQLVLQQNPEGSLGPWTGLAVTAAWAGAALLTGWWAMRRRDA from the coding sequence CTGACCGTGTCGACCCTCGCAGTGCTCCGATCCGAGTGGATCAAGATCCGGTCGGTGCGGTCCGTGGCCGGCTCCCTGATCGCGGTCTTTCTGGCGACACTCGCCGTCACCGTGCTCGCGTTCGCCACCGTCGGCCAGGCCGAGGCGGACAACCCGGGTGCCGATCCGGTCTTCGGCGCCTTCTACGCCCTGAACTTCGGCCAGATCGCGGCCATCAGCTTCGGCGCGACCGCGCTCTCCTCGGAGTACCTGAACGGTGCCCTGCGGGTATCGCTTGCCGCAGTGCCGCGCCGCGACCTCTTCTACGCAGCGAAAATGACCCTCGTCGGTGCACTCGCCCTGGTCATCGGGCTCGTCACCAGCTTCACCGCTTTCCTGGTGGGGCAGTTGTTCATGGGGAAGTACGCGATCGGCCTGGGGGAGCCCGGAGCCCTGCGAGCTGCTCTCGGCGGAGGGATATATCTGGCCCTGATGGCCCTGCTCGCGGCCGGCCTGACGGCCTTGCTGCGCAGCGCCGTCGCCGTCCTCGGTCTGCTCATCCCGTTCATCCTGATCGTCTCCTTCGTGGTCGGAGACATCGCGGGCGGCGTCGCGCAGTATCTGCCCGACCGGGCAGGGCAGTTGGTGCTGCAACAGAATCCGGAGGGGAGCCTCGGGCCGTGGACGGGCCTTGCGGTCACAGCGGCCTGGGCGGGCGCCGCGCTGCTGACGGGCTGGTGGGCGATGCGGCGCAGGGACGCCTGA
- the mug gene encoding G/U mismatch-specific DNA glycosylase has product MTPEELQAARDRTVPDVVAGGLRVLFCGINPSLMTGATGHHFARPGNRFWPVLHLSGFTPRQLKPSEQSELLDHGLGITNVVARATARADELAAAEFREGGVILAAKVERLRPQWLAVVGVTAYRTAFGDRRAQIGPQDSTIGGARVWVLPNPSGLNAHWTAQTMAEEYGRLRAAVDSAGPRHSA; this is encoded by the coding sequence ATGACACCCGAAGAGCTCCAGGCCGCCCGCGACCGCACCGTTCCCGATGTGGTCGCGGGTGGCCTGCGTGTGTTGTTCTGCGGAATCAACCCGAGCCTGATGACCGGCGCCACGGGGCATCATTTCGCCCGCCCCGGCAACCGCTTCTGGCCGGTGCTCCACCTGTCTGGCTTCACCCCGCGCCAGTTGAAGCCATCGGAACAGAGCGAGCTGCTGGACCACGGCCTGGGCATCACCAATGTGGTGGCCCGCGCCACGGCGCGCGCCGACGAACTGGCGGCCGCGGAGTTCCGCGAGGGCGGTGTCATCCTGGCGGCCAAGGTCGAGCGGCTGCGACCTCAGTGGCTCGCCGTCGTGGGCGTCACGGCCTACCGGACCGCCTTCGGTGACCGACGCGCGCAGATCGGCCCGCAGGACAGCACGATCGGCGGTGCTCGGGTCTGGGTCCTGCCCAACCCCAGCGGTCTGAATGCTCATTGGACCGCTCAGACCATGGCCGAGGAGTACGGGCGCCTCCGCGCGGCCGTCGACTCGGCCGGCCCCCGTCATTCGGCCTGA